Proteins from one Prevotella sp. E2-28 genomic window:
- a CDS encoding TonB-dependent receptor: protein MQKKLFFLVALMLTMTLSVVAQVTTSSMTGKVSVEGSREEIIGATVQAVHEPSGTRYTAVTNVNGRFTIQGMRTGGPYAVTVSYIGHQTKTMKGITLQLGETYNLNVWLSENATDLAEVVVSGRASKFAAEKTGASTNIDNDQLMMMPTLDRSLSTVAKLSPYSGGGMNLAGADPRSTNFTIDGANFNNSFGLTSDLPGGGTPISIDAIEEMQVVIAPFDVRQTNFIGGGINAITKSGTNEFKGTVYGFYRDKYMRGNKIYGEDLGTRATDTKKTYGITLGGPIIKNKLFFFVNYEKELTPKEVVQYRAREDGETPGGMVSRTTASDMEKVANFLRTQYGYDPGSYTDFPAEDTNEKFLARLDWNITDAHHLALRYNKTKVEDWRPTNAMSSDVSLYGGAKFNLGRISASSMAYSNSLYYFHNDVESFSADLNSRFGQKANNQLLFTHTFQDDSRGTPSSNFPFIDILYDGAIEPYISAGYELFSYNNGVKTKTTNVTDNFTLYLGSHKITAGGRFEHIYADNSYMRNGTGYYRFKSVSDFLNMKAPDGVAFSYGYDGISEPTSAVRYNQLGFYLQDEWQATNRLKLTYGVRADNIIFDEQDIARNDKIYARDFGGYHIDTGHWPESNWQFSPRVGFTWDVFGDKSLKVRGGSGLFMGRFPLVYFTNMPQNAAMFQYNYAAGYNSSGVAAENLVRTTSIDIDAKLQGLAGKILSVDELKQYFEVPTTNTDHVDATSMSGVSSDFKMPQVWKSSIAVDYQLPVSFPFTVTGEFIYNKSINAVYMDNVNINDSDPTTMSYFSGADQRRIYNNSDFYYGKKVYAVMLKNTSKGYGYTANITLNAEPVKNLKLTAAYTRTESQEVSGLPGQNAVSTWTSTLSAEGPNSTKLHRSNYVTPDQIMASVNYYIPAKVSNSFLLGTHISLFYKAYSAGNLSYYYSNDMNGDGVAMDLMYIPANDNEIQFKSEEDRVAFWNFVDQDDYLSSHKGEYAEAYAGRAPWLHRIDMHLAEDFQVKIGKTKHKLQASLDLINLGNLLNSKWGVPKIAQVCNYGQILKYEGVDATNTPIFSMNKVNGQYPTKTWDVNKSYSNCWKMQIGLKYFFN, encoded by the coding sequence ATGCAGAAGAAATTATTCTTTCTGGTTGCCTTAATGCTGACAATGACGTTGTCGGTTGTGGCACAGGTGACGACTTCCAGCATGACCGGTAAGGTTTCTGTGGAAGGTAGTCGCGAGGAGATTATTGGCGCTACGGTGCAGGCTGTACATGAGCCGTCAGGTACACGTTACACTGCTGTGACCAATGTGAACGGACGCTTTACCATTCAAGGTATGCGTACGGGTGGACCTTATGCGGTGACCGTTTCTTACATTGGTCATCAGACTAAGACGATGAAAGGCATTACCCTACAGTTGGGTGAGACTTACAATTTGAATGTATGGCTCTCGGAGAATGCTACAGATTTGGCTGAGGTTGTGGTCAGTGGCCGTGCATCCAAATTTGCTGCCGAAAAGACAGGTGCCTCAACGAATATTGACAACGACCAACTGATGATGATGCCTACGCTCGACCGTAGCCTCTCTACTGTTGCTAAGTTGTCTCCGTATTCTGGCGGTGGAATGAATCTGGCTGGTGCCGACCCTCGTTCTACCAACTTCACTATTGATGGTGCCAACTTTAACAATAGCTTTGGTCTTACTTCCGACCTGCCTGGTGGCGGTACGCCAATCTCTATCGATGCTATCGAAGAGATGCAGGTTGTTATTGCACCTTTCGATGTACGTCAGACCAATTTCATTGGTGGTGGTATCAATGCGATTACGAAGTCGGGTACTAATGAGTTTAAGGGTACTGTCTATGGCTTCTATCGCGACAAATATATGCGTGGTAATAAGATTTATGGTGAAGATCTGGGTACCCGTGCTACTGATACGAAAAAGACTTATGGTATCACCTTGGGCGGTCCGATTATCAAGAATAAACTGTTCTTCTTCGTTAACTATGAGAAAGAGCTGACTCCAAAGGAGGTTGTGCAGTATCGTGCACGTGAGGATGGAGAGACTCCTGGAGGTATGGTGTCACGTACCACAGCTTCCGATATGGAGAAGGTGGCCAACTTCCTGCGTACGCAGTATGGCTACGATCCTGGTTCTTATACTGATTTCCCTGCCGAGGATACTAATGAGAAGTTCCTTGCCCGTTTGGACTGGAATATCACGGATGCCCATCACCTGGCTTTGCGTTATAACAAGACTAAGGTAGAAGACTGGCGTCCTACAAACGCTATGTCAAGTGATGTCTCTCTGTATGGCGGTGCCAAGTTTAACCTTGGCCGAATCAGTGCCAGTAGTATGGCTTATTCGAACAGCTTGTATTATTTCCACAATGACGTAGAGTCTTTCTCTGCCGATTTGAATAGCCGTTTTGGCCAGAAAGCTAACAACCAGTTGCTCTTCACTCATACCTTCCAGGATGATAGTCGTGGTACGCCATCAAGCAACTTCCCCTTCATCGATATTCTGTATGACGGAGCCATTGAGCCTTATATCTCTGCCGGTTATGAGTTGTTCTCATATAATAATGGTGTGAAGACTAAGACCACGAATGTGACTGATAACTTTACCCTCTATCTCGGTTCTCACAAGATCACTGCCGGTGGTCGTTTCGAACATATCTATGCTGACAACTCTTATATGCGTAATGGTACGGGTTACTATCGTTTCAAGAGCGTTAGCGACTTCCTGAATATGAAGGCTCCTGATGGCGTAGCATTCTCGTATGGCTATGACGGCATCTCTGAACCTACAAGTGCTGTGCGTTACAACCAGCTTGGCTTCTATCTGCAGGATGAATGGCAGGCAACCAATCGCCTGAAGCTCACCTATGGTGTTCGTGCCGATAATATCATATTCGATGAGCAGGATATTGCGCGTAATGATAAGATTTATGCCCGTGACTTTGGTGGCTATCACATTGATACCGGCCATTGGCCTGAAAGCAACTGGCAGTTCTCGCCTCGTGTTGGCTTCACATGGGATGTCTTTGGCGACAAGAGCCTGAAGGTGCGTGGTGGTAGCGGACTCTTCATGGGTCGTTTCCCCTTGGTTTACTTCACCAATATGCCTCAGAATGCAGCTATGTTCCAGTATAACTATGCTGCTGGTTACAACTCATCAGGTGTAGCTGCCGAGAACCTCGTGCGTACCACTTCTATTGATATTGATGCTAAACTGCAGGGCTTGGCTGGTAAGATACTGTCTGTTGATGAGTTGAAGCAGTATTTCGAAGTGCCTACCACAAATACTGATCATGTGGATGCTACCAGCATGTCGGGCGTGAGCAGCGACTTCAAGATGCCTCAGGTGTGGAAGTCGAGCATTGCTGTTGACTATCAGCTGCCTGTGTCGTTCCCCTTCACGGTGACTGGTGAGTTCATCTACAACAAGAGTATCAATGCTGTCTATATGGACAATGTGAACATCAATGACAGTGATCCCACAACGATGTCCTATTTTAGCGGAGCCGACCAGCGTCGCATCTATAATAATAGTGACTTCTATTATGGTAAGAAGGTGTATGCTGTGATGTTGAAGAATACCAGCAAGGGTTATGGCTATACGGCCAACATTACATTGAATGCAGAGCCTGTAAAGAACCTGAAGTTGACTGCGGCCTATACACGTACTGAGTCGCAGGAGGTGAGCGGTCTGCCCGGACAGAATGCAGTGTCTACATGGACCAGTACCCTCTCGGCTGAAGGCCCCAACTCTACAAAGCTGCATCGCTCTAATTATGTGACACCTGACCAGATTATGGCATCAGTCAACTATTATATCCCCGCTAAGGTCTCTAATAGTTTCTTGCTGGGTACTCATATCAGCCTGTTCTATAAGGCTTATTCGGCAGGTAACCTGAGCTACTATTATAGCAATGATATGAATGGCGATGGTGTGGCTATGGATTTGATGTATATCCCTGCTAACGATAACGAGATTCAGTTCAAGAGCGAGGAGGACCGCGTGGCATTCTGGAATTTTGTTGATCAGGATGATTATCTGAGCAGTCATAAGGGTGAGTATGCTGAGGCTTATGCAGGTCGTGCACCTTGGCTGCACCGCATAGATATGCACCTTGCTGAAGACTTCCAAGTAAAGATTGGTAAGACCAAGCATAAGTTACAGGCTTCACTTGACCTGATAAATCTGGGTAACTTGCTTAATTCTAAGTGGGGCGTTCCCAAGATTGCACAGGTGTGCAACTATGGTCAGATCCTGAAGTACGAGGGTGTGGATGCTACAAATACTCCTATCTTCTCTATGAATAAGGTGAATGGTCAGTATCCTACAAAGACTTGGGATGTTAACAAGAGCTACAGTAATTGCTGGAAGATGCAGATAGGTCTGAAGTACTTCTTCAACTAA
- a CDS encoding M23 family metallopeptidase has translation MLLKKIKKIALAATVSLAVLPAAGQDLLANQAPIDRKMKAVDSLMLQQLIINEVWESPAAELYTEWNNKYAHQATALPDSFLVNLRDFCMPTTNRVVTSNFGARWGRQHKGLDIKVYIGDTIRAAFTGKVRIVKNEGARKGYGKYIVIRHNNGLETIYGHLSKWLVEENQEVRAGDPIALGGNTGKSTGSHLHFETRLCGVALNPALMFDFKNQDVVGDEWLFNRATYNRESAEATRLRGTGGVYRGGDNLEANMANSSKNSSSRNSGNVRYHKVQKGETLSAIARKHRTTVTAICSLNGIKKTMTLRPGQILKYN, from the coding sequence ATGTTACTCAAAAAAATCAAGAAAATAGCACTCGCAGCAACAGTTTCACTTGCAGTTTTACCCGCTGCCGGCCAGGATCTTTTAGCCAATCAGGCACCTATTGACCGGAAGATGAAAGCTGTAGACTCACTGATGTTGCAGCAACTGATTATTAATGAAGTATGGGAATCTCCTGCCGCCGAACTCTATACAGAATGGAATAACAAATACGCTCATCAGGCAACAGCACTGCCCGATTCGTTCCTTGTAAACCTGCGTGATTTCTGTATGCCTACCACCAACCGTGTAGTAACTTCAAATTTCGGTGCCCGCTGGGGACGTCAGCACAAAGGCCTTGATATCAAGGTTTATATTGGTGATACTATCCGTGCTGCATTCACCGGGAAGGTACGTATTGTAAAGAACGAAGGCGCTCGCAAGGGCTATGGTAAATATATCGTCATCCGTCACAACAACGGACTGGAAACCATCTATGGGCACCTGTCTAAGTGGCTTGTAGAGGAGAATCAGGAAGTACGTGCTGGCGATCCTATCGCCCTCGGCGGTAACACAGGTAAGAGCACTGGTTCTCACCTGCATTTTGAGACTCGTCTTTGCGGAGTAGCCTTGAATCCAGCTCTGATGTTCGACTTTAAAAATCAGGACGTTGTAGGCGACGAATGGTTGTTTAACCGCGCTACCTATAACCGCGAATCAGCAGAGGCGACACGTCTGCGTGGTACTGGTGGTGTATATCGTGGCGGTGACAATTTGGAAGCTAACATGGCTAACAGTAGCAAGAATAGCTCAAGTAGAAATTCTGGCAATGTACGCTACCATAAGGTACAGAAAGGCGAGACGCTCTCAGCCATTGCACGTAAGCATCGCACTACGGTGACAGCTATCTGTAGCCTGAATGGTATCAAGAAAACGATGACACTCCGTCCTGGTCAGATTCTGAAATATAACTAA
- a CDS encoding CapA family protein has translation MKSFFTTFIFMAVSILNSHADTLTIAMVGDIMMGTTFPSEMLPANNGKDLFREAKPMIVQADLAVGNLEGTLCDNGKSTKGNGPNSYAFRTPTSYAPNLKDAGFDFLSMANNHANDFGLEGIESTEKCLQEQGILFSGIEGRTESVVIERKGKKIGICAFGHNSYTIKHLNLDNVARIVDDLVNRCDLVIVSFHGGAEGKNKCHLPLGTETFLGENRGSLREFAHFCIDHGADIVYGHGPHVTRAIEVYNGRFIAYSLGNFCTTYNVNLSGISGHAPLITISIDDKGNFLHGDIHPMIQTRGIGPRNDKTGSVVKQIKMLSETDIPKNQAHIDEKGHISLRK, from the coding sequence ATGAAATCCTTTTTTACCACGTTTATTTTCATGGCTGTCAGCATTTTGAACAGTCATGCAGATACGCTTACCATTGCTATGGTAGGAGATATTATGATGGGGACGACATTTCCATCAGAAATGCTACCAGCGAATAACGGCAAAGATTTGTTCCGCGAAGCCAAACCTATGATCGTTCAGGCCGACCTGGCCGTTGGTAACTTGGAGGGTACGCTTTGCGACAACGGCAAAAGCACTAAGGGTAACGGACCTAACAGCTACGCATTCCGGACACCGACCTCATATGCTCCCAATTTGAAAGATGCAGGTTTTGACTTCCTGAGTATGGCTAACAATCATGCTAATGATTTCGGCCTTGAAGGTATCGAATCAACTGAGAAATGTTTGCAGGAGCAGGGCATTCTCTTTTCTGGCATCGAAGGGCGCACCGAGAGTGTCGTTATCGAGCGTAAAGGAAAAAAGATTGGCATCTGCGCCTTTGGACATAACTCATATACTATTAAGCATTTGAACTTAGACAACGTAGCCCGCATCGTGGATGACCTGGTGAACCGTTGCGATCTCGTAATTGTATCATTTCACGGTGGTGCAGAAGGCAAGAACAAGTGCCATCTTCCACTGGGCACAGAGACCTTCTTAGGAGAAAATCGCGGGTCATTACGTGAGTTTGCCCATTTCTGCATTGATCATGGAGCCGACATTGTCTATGGTCATGGCCCCCACGTAACTCGTGCTATTGAAGTGTACAATGGCCGATTCATTGCCTATAGCCTCGGCAATTTCTGTACAACCTACAATGTCAATCTTAGTGGTATTTCCGGACATGCACCACTTATAACAATCAGCATAGACGACAAAGGCAATTTCCTTCACGGTGATATTCATCCCATGATTCAGACACGTGGCATCGGTCCACGCAATGATAAAACCGGTTCTGTAGTGAAGCAGATAAAGATGCTGAGCGAAACAGATATCCCTAAGAATCAGGCACATATTGACGAAAAAGGGCATATTTCACTTAGGAAATAG
- a CDS encoding C40 family peptidase: MIKVVFCAISFMISSVVYAQSSDSIQDVNELPADEEEVSELGMEDEIDNFDFLYTNNGETFNYDKILVENLMKEAYKHLGARYRFGSKGPNAFDCSGFTSYVYKKQSDVNIGASSRDQYARNIPIKREELQPGDLVFFTSPGSRKGVGHVGLVIDYDPLTKEFTFIHASTKSGVKISKSSEPNYTRRYVGARRVQ, encoded by the coding sequence ATGATAAAAGTTGTTTTTTGTGCTATTTCGTTCATGATTTCCTCTGTGGTTTACGCACAGAGCTCTGACTCTATACAGGATGTCAACGAATTACCTGCAGACGAAGAAGAGGTATCTGAACTGGGCATGGAAGATGAGATTGACAACTTCGACTTCCTCTATACTAACAACGGTGAGACATTCAACTATGACAAGATTCTTGTTGAAAACCTCATGAAGGAAGCCTACAAGCATTTAGGTGCCCGTTATCGTTTTGGCAGCAAAGGTCCCAACGCATTTGACTGCTCTGGTTTCACTAGTTACGTTTACAAGAAACAGAGTGACGTGAACATTGGTGCGTCATCTCGCGACCAATATGCTCGCAATATCCCCATCAAACGTGAGGAGTTACAGCCTGGAGACTTGGTATTCTTCACTAGCCCTGGTTCAAGAAAAGGTGTTGGCCACGTTGGACTGGTTATTGACTATGACCCCTTGACAAAGGAATTCACCTTTATTCACGCCAGCACAAAATCAGGTGTAAAGATAAGTAAGTCCAGCGAGCCCAACTACACCCGCCGTTACGTAGGAGCCCGCCGCGTTCAGTAA
- the recG gene encoding ATP-dependent DNA helicase RecG has product MNILDQDIMYLPGVGPNRKKMLSKELGIETYGDLLEYYPYKYVDRSKVYTVHELTGDMPFVQVVGRILSFETFEMGPRKERVVAHFSDGTGIMDLVWFNGGKYAKQNYKIGTKYLVFGRPGVFNNRIQVQHPDIDLAEKVELSAMGLQPYYNTTEKMKKSGLNSRAIEKLTKTLVGVLKDPLPETIPDFITTPLHLMSRDQALRNLHYPQDTKDLERARVRLKFEELFFVQLNILRYASDQRRKYRGFVFNRIGPLFNDFYQKNLPFPLTGAQKRVMREIRQDMCSGRQMNRLLQGDVGSGKTLVALMTMLIALDNGYQACMMAPTEILAEQHLQSIREFLKGMPIRVELLTGIVKGKKRQEILDGLSSGDVQILIGTHAVIEDTVQFAHLGAVVIDEQHRFGVAQRAKLWAKTEGNTIPHVLVMTATPIPRTLAMTLYGDLDVSIIDELPPGRKPIRTTHVFDNRMTSLYAGIRQQIHEGRQVYIVFPLIEESEKIDLKNLEQGFEVLREAFPEFRLSKVHGKMKPKDKEEEMQKFVAGETQILVATTVIEVGVNVPNASVMVILEAQRFGLSQLHQLRGRVGRGADQSFCILVTPYKLSEDTRKRIDIMCESNDGFRIAEADLKLRGPGDLEGTQQSGMAFDLKIANIARDGQLVQLARNEAQKIIDDDPQCQSPKYQILWNRLRQLRKTNVNWAAIS; this is encoded by the coding sequence ATGAATATACTCGATCAGGATATCATGTATTTGCCTGGGGTAGGCCCCAATCGTAAGAAGATGCTCAGCAAGGAGTTGGGCATCGAGACTTACGGTGACCTGCTAGAGTATTATCCTTATAAATATGTGGACCGTTCGAAGGTCTATACTGTTCACGAACTCACAGGCGACATGCCGTTCGTGCAGGTCGTAGGGCGCATCCTAAGTTTCGAGACTTTTGAGATGGGGCCTCGCAAGGAACGTGTGGTGGCTCATTTCTCTGATGGCACAGGCATCATGGACCTCGTATGGTTCAATGGTGGCAAGTATGCAAAACAGAATTACAAGATAGGCACGAAATATCTGGTATTCGGACGACCTGGTGTTTTCAACAATCGCATACAGGTGCAGCATCCTGATATCGACTTAGCCGAGAAAGTAGAACTCTCCGCTATGGGTTTGCAGCCCTATTACAACACAACGGAGAAGATGAAGAAGAGTGGGTTAAACTCGCGAGCCATCGAGAAACTCACGAAGACGCTGGTTGGCGTCTTGAAAGACCCGTTGCCAGAGACTATCCCTGATTTCATCACTACCCCACTCCATCTGATGAGTCGCGACCAAGCCTTGCGTAACCTGCATTATCCGCAAGACACGAAAGACTTAGAACGGGCACGCGTTCGTCTGAAGTTCGAGGAACTCTTTTTCGTACAACTAAATATATTAAGGTATGCCAGCGATCAGCGACGCAAATACCGTGGTTTTGTGTTCAATCGCATTGGTCCGCTATTCAATGATTTCTACCAAAAGAACCTTCCCTTCCCTCTAACGGGTGCCCAGAAAAGAGTGATGCGTGAGATTCGACAGGATATGTGTTCTGGCCGACAGATGAACCGTTTGCTGCAAGGTGATGTCGGTAGCGGCAAGACATTGGTAGCCTTAATGACCATGCTCATAGCCCTGGACAATGGCTATCAAGCCTGTATGATGGCGCCTACGGAAATTCTAGCAGAGCAACATCTGCAGAGCATTCGTGAGTTCTTGAAAGGGATGCCTATCCGCGTAGAACTGCTCACTGGCATCGTAAAAGGCAAGAAGCGCCAAGAGATTCTTGACGGACTATCATCTGGCGATGTACAAATCTTGATTGGCACACACGCCGTCATCGAAGATACTGTGCAATTCGCACACTTAGGTGCTGTAGTCATTGACGAGCAGCACCGTTTTGGTGTGGCACAGCGAGCAAAATTATGGGCAAAGACCGAAGGGAATACGATTCCTCATGTCCTCGTAATGACAGCCACGCCTATTCCGCGTACGCTGGCCATGACCCTGTATGGCGACCTTGACGTGAGCATCATTGACGAGTTGCCGCCAGGACGAAAGCCCATCCGCACCACACATGTATTCGACAATCGCATGACCTCTCTCTACGCTGGCATCCGCCAACAAATTCACGAAGGCCGACAGGTATATATCGTCTTTCCACTTATTGAAGAAAGTGAGAAGATAGACCTCAAGAACCTGGAGCAAGGCTTCGAGGTGCTACGCGAGGCATTCCCAGAATTCCGTCTCAGCAAGGTACACGGTAAGATGAAGCCAAAGGATAAGGAGGAAGAGATGCAGAAGTTCGTTGCAGGAGAAACACAAATCCTCGTAGCTACCACCGTTATCGAGGTAGGCGTTAATGTGCCTAATGCTTCAGTAATGGTTATTCTAGAAGCCCAGCGTTTCGGCCTTTCACAACTCCACCAGCTTCGTGGCCGCGTAGGACGAGGAGCAGACCAAAGCTTCTGTATCCTTGTGACCCCCTATAAACTCTCAGAAGATACCCGGAAGCGCATAGATATTATGTGTGAGAGTAACGATGGGTTCCGTATTGCTGAGGCCGATTTGAAACTTCGCGGTCCTGGCGACCTTGAAGGTACACAGCAGAGTGGTATGGCCTTTGATCTGAAAATTGCCAATATAGCACGCGACGGACAACTCGTGCAATTAGCCCGTAATGAAGCACAGAAGATTATCGACGATGACCCACAATGCCAATCGCCTAAATATCAGATACTTTGGAACAGACTACGCCAATTACGCAAGACAAATGTTAATTGGGCCGCCATTTCATAA
- a CDS encoding 2-C-methyl-D-erythritol 4-phosphate cytidylyltransferase has product MDYIIIVAGGKGLRMGGDIPKQFLPIGGKPVLMRTLERFHEYSKDLQIILVLPKVQQDYWKELCKHYNFTLDYQLANGGETRFHSVQNGLALVPNDAEGVVGVHDGVRPFVSIEVIKNCYETARAKQAVIPVTPVVETLRHIPTQKNVLRSDFCLVQTPQCFDILLLKAANKQPYSESFTDDASVVEAYGHDVEMVDGNRENIKITTPFDLIMAEALLSSHL; this is encoded by the coding sequence ATGGACTATATCATCATCGTAGCAGGCGGCAAAGGTCTGCGCATGGGGGGCGACATTCCCAAACAGTTTCTACCTATAGGCGGAAAGCCCGTATTGATGCGAACTTTAGAGCGTTTTCACGAATACTCCAAGGATTTGCAGATAATTCTTGTGCTACCCAAAGTACAGCAGGATTATTGGAAGGAGCTCTGCAAGCACTACAATTTCACGCTGGACTACCAGTTGGCTAATGGCGGCGAGACACGCTTCCATTCTGTACAAAATGGACTGGCACTGGTACCTAACGATGCCGAAGGCGTGGTAGGTGTACACGACGGTGTGCGTCCTTTTGTTAGCATTGAGGTCATTAAGAATTGTTACGAAACTGCTCGCGCCAAGCAGGCTGTCATTCCTGTAACACCTGTTGTCGAGACATTACGTCACATTCCCACACAGAAAAACGTACTGCGTAGCGATTTCTGTCTGGTACAAACACCACAATGCTTTGACATTCTGTTGCTCAAAGCAGCCAACAAACAGCCTTATTCTGAGAGTTTCACTGACGACGCATCTGTTGTAGAAGCCTACGGACATGATGTGGAGATGGTAGACGGCAATCGCGAAAATATCAAAATCACCACGCCTTTCGACCTAATCATGGCCGAGGCACTTCTATCCTCTCACCTCTAA
- a CDS encoding DJ-1 family glyoxalase III: protein MAKVYVFLANGFEDVEALIPVDVLRRGGVEVVTVSVVDDSQIVETAHNVQIVADAMIEDCDFSDADLLFLPGGMPGATNLYEHEAVRQAVLAQAKAGKKVAAICAAPAVVLAQLGVLDGKRATCYPGFEKLLAKAEYTADLVTVDGNITTAEGPAAAFPFAYELLSQLVSKEVSDQIAEGMRFKHLMA, encoded by the coding sequence ATGGCAAAAGTTTATGTTTTTCTTGCCAACGGCTTCGAGGATGTGGAGGCGTTAATACCCGTTGACGTATTGCGTCGTGGGGGGGTAGAGGTAGTAACAGTAAGCGTTGTTGACGACTCACAGATAGTTGAAACGGCCCATAACGTACAGATTGTGGCTGATGCAATGATTGAGGATTGCGACTTCAGCGATGCCGATCTGCTCTTCCTGCCTGGTGGTATGCCTGGGGCAACAAACCTCTACGAGCATGAGGCTGTGCGTCAGGCCGTTCTCGCTCAGGCTAAGGCTGGCAAAAAGGTTGCTGCTATCTGTGCCGCTCCTGCTGTGGTATTAGCACAGTTGGGTGTACTCGATGGCAAGCGTGCCACCTGCTACCCTGGTTTCGAGAAACTGCTGGCAAAAGCCGAATATACAGCCGACCTCGTCACCGTTGATGGAAACATCACCACCGCAGAAGGTCCTGCAGCAGCATTCCCATTCGCCTATGAGCTCCTTTCACAGCTCGTCAGCAAGGAGGTTAGCGACCAGATTGCCGAAGGTATGCGTTTTAAGCACTTGATGGCCTAA
- a CDS encoding NAD kinase, giving the protein MSSKTLTFALFGNLYQRKKSAAIQEVLACLKVHGARVIIDEEYYHFINEMCDVHHLLNGEKDRFTTFTGSDFEADFAISMGGDGTFLKTACRVGGKHIPILGVNMGRLGFLADIAPDDIESCLQALHDDDYAVESRAVIQVQADGQPLGECSYALNDVAILKRDTAAMISIRTSVNGEYLTTYQADGLIVSTPTGSTAYSLSNGGPVIVPGTGVLVMTAVAPHSLNIRPVVIPDTAEVTLDVESRSHSFLVAIDGRSEKCGEGTQITLRRAPYNIQVVKRSSTRYFSTLREKLMWGADVR; this is encoded by the coding sequence ATGTCATCTAAGACCCTTACATTTGCTCTCTTTGGCAACCTCTACCAGCGTAAGAAATCGGCTGCCATACAAGAGGTGCTTGCCTGTTTGAAAGTACATGGCGCACGTGTTATCATTGATGAAGAATACTATCATTTCATCAACGAGATGTGTGATGTGCATCATCTTCTGAATGGAGAAAAAGACCGTTTTACAACCTTTACAGGTAGTGATTTCGAGGCCGACTTCGCTATATCGATGGGTGGCGATGGTACATTCCTGAAGACGGCGTGCAGGGTAGGGGGCAAACATATTCCTATCTTGGGTGTCAATATGGGCCGTTTGGGATTCTTGGCAGATATTGCACCTGATGATATAGAATCCTGTCTGCAAGCTTTGCATGATGACGATTATGCCGTAGAGAGTCGTGCTGTGATTCAGGTCCAGGCCGACGGACAACCTCTGGGCGAGTGCTCGTATGCGCTGAATGATGTGGCTATCCTGAAACGTGATACTGCTGCCATGATTTCCATTCGCACCAGCGTCAACGGCGAGTATCTCACTACGTATCAGGCCGACGGACTCATCGTCTCTACCCCCACAGGCTCCACGGCTTATTCTTTAAGTAACGGCGGCCCCGTTATCGTGCCAGGCACAGGCGTGCTTGTGATGACGGCTGTTGCGCCCCATTCCTTGAATATCCGTCCTGTTGTTATCCCCGACACAGCCGAGGTGACCCTTGATGTGGAGAGTCGCAGTCACTCCTTCTTAGTGGCTATCGACGGGCGGTCGGAGAAATGCGGTGAGGGCACGCAAATCACGTTACGCCGTGCGCCTTATAATATCCAGGTGGTGAAACGCAGCAGTACGCGCTATTTTTCCACACTCAGGGAAAAGTTAATGTGGGGTGCGGATGTGAGATGA